The Thermus oshimai DSM 12092 genome includes a window with the following:
- a CDS encoding transposase, which yields MFNRGAHLRRRRCPLDQDTLRILLREAVRETVAEVLQTVLELDRTAFLQVHGGRRNGYYPRKLETTFGQVDLKV from the coding sequence GTGTTTAATAGGGGGGCACACCTTAGACGGAGGAGGTGCCCCTTGGATCAGGATACCCTGCGGATCTTGCTGAGGGAAGCGGTGCGGGAGACAGTAGCCGAGGTTCTGCAGACGGTTCTGGAGCTGGACCGGACGGCCTTCTTGCAGGTGCACGGAGGCCGCAGGAACGGCTACTACCCCCGCAAGCTGGAGACCACCTTCGGCCAGGTGGACCTGAAGGTC